In Synechococcus sp. Nb3U1, one DNA window encodes the following:
- a CDS encoding DUF5684 domain-containing protein: MDESLSGLISIAFYVFFSYTLMVIGQKLSVPNAWLAWIPIANIWVMCRAAGKPGWWVILFFIPLVNLIFAIWVIFAIPPRLNKSRWLGLLVFLPVLGALAYSGILAFT, from the coding sequence ATGGATGAATCTTTATCTGGTCTGATTTCAATCGCTTTTTACGTCTTTTTTAGCTACACCTTGATGGTGATTGGGCAAAAATTGAGTGTGCCGAACGCTTGGTTAGCCTGGATCCCGATTGCCAATATTTGGGTGATGTGTCGAGCTGCGGGCAAGCCGGGTTGGTGGGTGATCCTCTTTTTCATCCCCTTGGTGAATTTGATCTTTGCCATCTGGGTGATCTTTGCCATCCCGCCCCGCCTGAACAAATCCCGCTGGTTGGGACTGCTCGTTTTCCTGCCGGTTTTGGGAGCTTTGGCCTATTCCGGCATCTTGGCCTTTACCTAA
- a CDS encoding low molecular weight protein-tyrosine-phosphatase, whose amino-acid sequence MSQKLLFVCLGNICRSPTAEGITDHLLRSSGIPDAILCDSAGTGAYHAGSPPDRRMRQAAQRYGLDLRGEARQIRPTDLREFDLILAMDRQNYRDILSLDPQGKYAEKVRLMCSYCRSHPDEEVPDPYYGGEEGFHYVIELLWDACIGLLESLVPGVNLPPLPPRV is encoded by the coding sequence ATGAGCCAGAAGCTACTCTTCGTCTGTCTGGGTAATATTTGTCGCTCCCCCACTGCCGAAGGGATCACCGATCACCTCCTGCGCAGCAGCGGGATCCCGGACGCGATTCTCTGTGACTCCGCCGGTACCGGCGCCTATCATGCCGGCAGCCCCCCGGATCGGCGCATGCGCCAGGCTGCCCAACGCTATGGGCTGGATCTGCGAGGTGAGGCCCGCCAAATTCGCCCGACGGATTTGCGGGAGTTCGATTTGATCCTGGCGATGGATCGGCAAAATTATCGAGACATTCTCAGTCTGGATCCACAGGGCAAATACGCCGAGAAAGTGCGCTTGATGTGCAGTTATTGTCGTTCTCATCCTGACGAAGAAGTTCCGGATCCCTACTATGGAGGAGAAGAGGGCTTTCACTACGTGATCGAGTTGCTCTGGGATGCCTGTATTGGCCTGTTGGAATCTTTGGTGCCGGGGGTGAATCTGCCTCCCTTGCCTCCCCGCGTCTGA
- a CDS encoding NADH-quinone oxidoreductase subunit J, with translation MTLAEGAQLVTFAVLSLMAIGFALGVVWAPSIVYSGFLLGGVFLSMAGLYLLLNADFVAAAQVLIYVGAVNVLILFAIMLVNRRYNFAPLKLGWLRNGVTAVVCLGLFALLAAMAFDTPWELQPIQSLSSVLVMGGHFFSDYLLPFELASVLLLMALIGAIVLARREFALPQMGEGDLSLLERARPQIESGSESEPELVSTR, from the coding sequence ATGACCCTTGCAGAAGGCGCACAACTGGTCACGTTCGCAGTGTTATCGCTGATGGCTATCGGGTTTGCCCTGGGAGTCGTTTGGGCCCCCAGTATCGTCTACTCGGGTTTTCTGCTCGGGGGAGTTTTCCTCAGCATGGCCGGGCTATACCTTCTCCTGAATGCCGATTTTGTTGCGGCAGCACAGGTACTCATCTACGTCGGTGCCGTGAACGTGCTGATCCTGTTCGCTATTATGTTGGTGAATCGGCGCTACAACTTTGCCCCTCTGAAACTGGGCTGGCTGCGCAATGGCGTGACAGCAGTGGTGTGTTTAGGGCTGTTTGCCCTTTTGGCAGCGATGGCCTTTGATACTCCCTGGGAATTGCAACCGATCCAATCCCTGAGCAGCGTTTTGGTGATGGGTGGGCACTTCTTCAGCGATTATCTACTGCCTTTCGAGTTGGCCTCGGTGCTGCTGTTGATGGCGTTGATTGGGGCAATTGTTTTGGCACGTCGAGAATTTGCCCTCCCGCAGATGGGAGAAGGGGATTTGAGCCTACTAGAGCGGGCCAGACCGCAGATTGAATCGGGCAGCGAGTCAGAACCAGAATTGGTGAGCACCCGTTGA
- the nuoK gene encoding NADH-quinone oxidoreductase subunit NuoK, translating into MLQLQFFLLVAATLFCIGIYGLIVSRNAIRVLMSIELMLNAVNLNFIAFSNFLDSGMIRGQVFSVFVITVAAAEAAVGLAIVLGIYRNRATIDMESFNLLKW; encoded by the coding sequence ATGTTGCAGCTGCAATTTTTTCTGTTGGTGGCGGCCACTCTCTTTTGCATTGGCATTTATGGGTTGATCGTGAGCCGCAATGCGATTCGGGTGTTGATGTCCATTGAGTTGATGTTGAACGCGGTGAACCTGAATTTTATTGCCTTCTCCAACTTTCTTGACTCGGGCATGATTCGTGGGCAGGTGTTTTCGGTGTTCGTGATTACGGTGGCAGCTGCAGAAGCGGCGGTGGGCTTGGCGATTGTATTGGGAATTTACCGCAATCGAGCCACCATCGATATGGAGAGTTTTAACCTGCTCAAGTGGTAG